The sequence CCAATTTTTACGATGCCAACCATTAATCAATTAGTACGTAAAGGTAGAACACAAGCGTCTAACCGTACCGCTTCTCCGGCATTACAAAACTGCCCTCAGAAGCGTGGGGTTTGCACTCGTGTTTATTCAACAACACCGAAAAAACCAAACTCAGCGTTGCGTAAAGTTGCACGTGTGCGTTTGACCAACGGAATCGAAGTCACAAGCTACATTCCCGGTGAAGGACACAACTTGCAAGAACACTCGGTCGTGATGATTCGCGGTGGTCGTGTGAAGGACCTTCCTGGTGTGCGTTATCACATCGTGCGCGGAAAACTTGACACTCAAGGTGTTAACGGCCGCAAGCAGAGCCGTTCTAAATACGGCGCGAAACGCCCTAAGTAAGAGCAGCTTAACAGGATTGTTAGAGTTTAAATTAACTTAATAAGAAGAGAACAAATATGT comes from bacterium and encodes:
- a CDS encoding 30S ribosomal protein S12, with amino-acid sequence MPTINQLVRKGRTQASNRTASPALQNCPQKRGVCTRVYSTTPKKPNSALRKVARVRLTNGIEVTSYIPGEGHNLQEHSVVMIRGGRVKDLPGVRYHIVRGKLDTQGVNGRKQSRSKYGAKRPK